A genomic segment from Xyrauchen texanus isolate HMW12.3.18 chromosome 21, RBS_HiC_50CHRs, whole genome shotgun sequence encodes:
- the LOC127661563 gene encoding A-kinase anchor protein SPHKAP-like isoform X3, which translates to MCSRSGQGDHLHLGYRNIRLLTARFYPWRSGRSPLSSENIGVLCSNSVLDSSDYWLKNDKALCRIGFLEDQHDGGCPTICFVNLDKHPSDRHDDSYIKKLASVCPELPRLIESLGVRQPKENEILLLSSLESPDSCHHDPSHPQSQRTAHVCLVHCSCGRRPTQTNSVIFEINKFLIGLQSGQERQQHGRFAGQRATEEDTNRSVSSIEEDFLTASEQLGDDSEDDPFRNDPEVYAMPESVKALRAAQAQRRTEMERDDSEDSETLCTSSNSQKLSRTYSAPSRGPSTSPKQFSHHTNKSAGHYTTNLAKSVLQDNFISLSQDEPSFATEAAVSVSNTLQQSGDVSHSVEELPSARPCSFELPKIVIVQSPDNSEEVTEWPEAQLHGTPEHDGVHKAGSKHGTHPQHNSPIVHSAKPVEIALACAASVIGTITTPQVTEQLTMESEDECEDEEEEGSETEQGEYSFSSAVCGMSQVAGAVAAVDLAEDSGDTEDSTDMYSASMGLLSVAQASTAIPLHCSIAEGTSVEAFRANVAEVLLREASAVLTHRQSYSSIANFLETTHSKIVDGITNPRRPYQEQQEVDNFTQEISDTIFQYALEKAEKRKELEGPGKDAPNIQGFLLDCVNNFLFDVLCVTSRKISDISKCNLGSSNRKEENISFREYEADTMSAREALSQLHYLIEPSQAYNHGERQSSVENLSVFIGKREREQKYIQEEKENEPKLKETYRLTLNRVTATMLKEQSNLQVQLSRSEKSSDSALPSAESSPLHMPRGRPGGESETRQYSLSSFSGALVSLKMDSAESKTPVTCFAEDLATTVISMATELAAICLENSSGKQPWFCALKGVSEGPEGLLLPCRPAAALCRKETQNGTSVIKKHRPPRLSEIKRKTEEQPELMERLVNRVVDETVNLDEPTTSDPFALFASEVTAKIMNCPELSVVDTSKSGQSSRSRLQCERWSSRGKASSYESIPEEDMDPSGTLNTLGPGNRLGHNLSRGSSISKQSSCESITDEFSRFMVNQMEMEGRGFDLLLDYYAGKNASSILAAAVQQAASKKNGHLNVRTSSSCLSKQSSTESITEEFYRFMLKDMDKENKDYSLTKTKEWSNSLLPPSPRTPFCIRQSSVPDRRSSDSRLTVNSPIKANSFDGFAQNVHGDSLSIYPTSSVSSTGLCKSDSCLYKRGQTDQITDMLIHETWASSIESLMRKNKIIAESSEDSVELDSADSQPHVQLFADRLAADIVESGKSLLGSQQEISAAACHPYVPVRERRHGFKHSRRDSGGNRPSVEHQENRGNLQSSSCMRQAWRGQREVPLIHIEPDQREEVSEDVGRNGTHHREASHQVQPQSGKESGMATKSRNGNSSASSLGLADLEGFLDYSISSTVISEERERKAPNCQDQADEATSGLSTAGSSCQMELLVVNFDQVPDCVDGELRAALQWIAASELGVPAINFKKTQEHNVAKFYRVVQLANQKAWHVGDLFSAVAQFCQLHQNLEQRGQPVPSLFDWILKTKR; encoded by the exons ATCTGCTTCGTAAACCTGGACAAACACCCCTCTGATCGCCATGATGACAGTTACATTAAG AAACTGGCCTCAGTGTGCCCAGAGCTGCCACGGTTAATTGAGTCTCTCGGAGTGCGGCAACCCAAAGAAAATGAGATTCTGCTTCTCAGCAGCCTAGAGTCACCTGATTCCTGCCATCATGACCCCAGCCACCCACAG AGCCAGAGAACTGCTCATGTCTGTCTGGTGCATTGTTCCTGTGGGCGTCGGCCGACCCAAACGAACAGTGTCATTTTTGAGATCAATAAGTTTCTTATTGGTCTACAGTCAGGTCAGGAGAGGCAGCAGCATGGCCGATTTGCTGGTCAGCGGGCTACTGAAGAGGACACCAATCGCTCCGTTTCATCCATAGAAGAAGACTTCCTTACTGCCTCTGAGCAGCTTGGGGACGATAGCGAGGATGATCCATTCAGAAATG ATCCTGAGGTTTATGCTATGCCTGAGTCGGTTAAGGCATTAAGAGCAGCCCAAGCTCAAAGAAGGACTGAAATGGAGAGAGATGATAGTGAGGACTCAGAGACCCTCTGCACCTCTTCCAACTCCCAGAAGCTCTCAAGAACATATTCTGCCCCCTCCAGAGGCCCAAGTACCTCCCCAAAACAATTCAGTCATCACACCAACAAGTCAGCTGGTCACTATACCACGAATCTGGCGAAGTCTGTCCTCCAGGACAATTTTATTAGTTTGTCACAAGATGAACCTTCTTTTGCCACGGAAGCAGCTGTGAGTGTCTCCAACACTTTGCAACAGTCAGGTGATGTGAGCCACTCTGTTGAAGAGCTCCCAAGTGCTCGACCCTGCTCTTTCGAACTCCCTAAAATTGTAATTGTCCAGAGTCCTGACAACAGTGAGGAGGTGACAGAGTGGCCTGAAGCACAGTTGCATGGAACACCAGAGCATGACGGAGTACACAAGGCCGGATCGAAGCATGGAACTCACCCCCAGCACAACTCCCCAATTGTACACTCTGCTAAGCCTGTGGAGATAGCATTGGCATGTGCAGCGAGCGTCATCGGCACCATTACCACACCTCAGGTCACAGAACAACTCACAATGGAGTCAGAAGATGAGTGTGAGGATGAGGAAGAAGAAGGGAGTGAAACAGAACAAGGGGAGTATtcgttttcttctgcagtatgtGGAATGTCTCAGGTTGCTGGTGCAGTAGCTGCGGTAGATCTTGCCGAAGACTCTGGGGATACAGAAGACTCAACAGACATGTACTCTGCTTCTATGGGACTTCTGTCAGTTGCCCAAGCATCAACTGCCATACCTCTCCACTGTAGCATTGCCGAGGGCACCAGTGTTGAGGCTTTCAGGGCCAATGTGGCTGAAGTTCTTCTTAGGGAAGCTTCGGCTGTTCTCACCCACAGACAAAGTTATTCAAGCATTGCAAATTTCCTTGAGACCACACATAGCAAGATAGTGGATGGAATCACAAATCCAAGAAGGCCCTATCAGGAACAACAGGAGGTGGATAATTTTACCCAGGAAATATCAGACACTATCTTTCAATATGCCCTTGAGAAAGCTGAAAAGAGAAAAGAGCTTGAGGGTCCTGGAAAAGATGCTCCAAACATCCAGGGTTTTCTCTTGGATTGTGTGAATAATTTTCTCTTTGATGTCCTTTGTGTTACATCAAGAAAAATCAgtgacatttcaaaatgtaatttgggGTCATCTAACAGGAAAGAAGAAAACATCAGCTTTAGGGAGTATGAGGCTGATACCATGTCTGCCAGAGAAGCATTAAGTCAATTACATTATTTGATTGAGCCAAGCCAGGCTTATAATCATGGAGAGAGGCAGAGTAGTGTGGAGAACCTGTCTGTTTTCAttgggaaaagagagagagaacaaaaatacatACAGGAGGAGAAAGAGAATGAGCCAAAACTGAAAGAAACCTACAGACTTACTCTGAATCGAGTGACTGCCACTATGCTCAAAGAGCAATCTAACCTGCAAGTGCAGCTGAGTAGGAGTGAGAAGAGCTCAGACTCTGCTCTCCCCTCAGCCGAAAGCTCCCCACTTCATATGCCACGAGGGAGGCCAGGAGGGGAGAGTGAGACCAGACAGTATTCCTTATCGTCCTTTTCAGGAGCACTTGTGTCACTTAAAATGGATTCGGCCGAGTCCAAAACTCCTGTCACATGCTTTGCCGAAGACTTGGCGACTACAGTGATCTCCATGGCAACAGAGCTGGCAGCGATATGCTTGGAAAATTCAAGTGGAAAGCAGCCATGGTTCTGCGCCTTAAAGGGAGTGTCAGAAGGTCCAGAGGGGCTGCTTCTGCCCTGCCGCCCAGCTGCAGCTCTCTGCCGTAAAGAGACACAAAATGGCACTTCAGTCATCAAAAAGCACAGACCTCCACGCCTCAGTGAAATCAAACGTAAAACTGAAGAGCAGCCTGAACTCATGGAGCGTCTGGTCAACCGTGTCGTGGATGAGACCGTCAACCTAGACGAACCAACAACCTCTGACCCATTTGCACTCTTTGCATCCGAGGTCACAGCCAAGATAATGAACTGTCCTGAATTGAGTGTAGTGGACACGTCCAAATCTGGCCAATCATCTCGCAGCCGCCTGCAATGTGAGAGATGGAGCAGTAGAGGGAAAGCATCAAGCTATGAAAGCATTCCAGAGGAGGACATGGATCCCTCTGGAACACTAAACACTTTGGGACCAGGAAACAGGCTTGGGCATAATTTGAGCAGAGGTAGCTCTATCTCCAAGCAGTCCAGCTGTGAGAGCATTACGGATGAGTTCTCTAGGTTCATGGTGAACCAGATGGAGATGGAGGGTCGTGGGTTTGACCTTCTACTGGACTACTATGCAGGGAAAAATGCCAGCAGCATCCTTGCAGCAGCTGTTCAACAGGCTGCCAGTAAAAAAAACGGACACCTCAATGTGCGGACGTCATCATCATGTCTCTCTAAGCAATCAAGCACTGAGAGTATCACAGAGGAATTTTACCGCTTCATGCTGAAAGACATGGACAAGGAGAACAAAGACTACAGTCTGACCAAGACCAAAGAATGGAGTAATAGCCTGTTACCCCCATCACCCAGAACCCCATTTTGTATCCGTCAGTCCTCTGTTCCTGATAGACGATCATCAGATTCCAGACTAACTGTAAACTCACCCATTAAGGCTAATTCATTTGATGGTTTTGCTCAAAATGTTCATGGAGACTCACTCAGCATATATCCGACCAGCTCTGTGTCATCAACAGGACTCTGCAAGTCTGATTCCTGCTTGTATAAGCGTGGTCAAACTGACCAAATCACAGATATGTTGATTCATGAGACCTGGGCCAGCTCTATTGAGTCTCTAATGCGCAAGAATAAAATCATTGCAGAGTCATCAGAGGACAGTGTGGAACTGGATTCTGCAGACTCACAACCACATGTGCAGCTCTTTGCTGATCGTCTAGCAGCAGACATTGTAGAGAGTGGCAAATCCTTGCTTGGAAGCCAGCAAGAAATCAGTGCAGCCGCTTGTCACCCATATGTTCCTGTTAGAGAAAGGAGACATGGCTTTAAACATTCTCGTCGAGACAGTGGTGGAAACCGGCCAAGTGTGGAGCATCAAGAAAATAGGGGTAATTTGCAAAGTTCTTCCTGTATGAGGCAAGCATGGCGAGGGCAGAGGGAGGTACCCCTGATCCATATTGAGCCAGATCAAAGAGAAGAGGTCTCTGAAGATGTGGGGAGGAATGGGACTCACCACAGAGAAGCATCCCATCAGGTCCAGCCACAAAGTGGAAAAGAAAGTGGGATGGCAACCAAAAGCAG AAATGGGAATAGCAGTGCTTCTAGTCTCGGACTGGCAGACCTGGAGGGCTTTCTAGACTACTCGATCTCCAGCACCGTAATCAG cgaggagagagagaggaaagcaCCGAACTGTCAGGATCAGGCAGATG AAGCAACATCAGGTTTATCCACAGCAGGCAGCAGCTGTCAAATGGAGCTCTTGGTGGTGAACTTTGACCAAGTTCCAGACTGTGTGGATGGAGAACTAAGAGCAGCGCTTCAGTGGATTGCTGCGTCTGAGCTTGGCGTGCCAGCAATCAACTTCAAAAAGACTCAGGAGCACAATGTTGCTAAG TTCTATAGAGTGGTGCAGTTGGCAAATCAGAAGGCCTGGCATGTGGGGGACTTGTTCAGTGCTGTGGCGCAGTTCTGTCAGCTCCACCAGAACCTGGAGCAGAGAGGACAGCCAGTGCCCAGCTTGTTTGACTGGATACTGAAGACCAAACGCTAG
- the LOC127661563 gene encoding A-kinase anchor protein SPHKAP-like isoform X1, with protein MCSRSGQGDHLHLGYRNIRLLTARFYPWRSGRSPLSSENIGVLCSNSVLDSSDYWLKNDKALCRIGFLEDQHDGGCPTICFVNLDKHPSDRHDDSYIKKLASVCPELPRLIESLGVRQPKENEILLLSSLESPDSCHHDPSHPQSQRTAHVCLVHCSCGRRPTQTNSVIFEINKFLIGLQSGQERQQHGRFAGQRATEEDTNRSVSSIEEDFLTASEQLGDDSEDDPFRNDPEVYAMPESVKALRAAQAQRRTEMERDDSEDSETLCTSSNSQKLSRTYSAPSRGPSTSPKQFSHHTNKSAGHYTTNLAKSVLQDNFISLSQDEPSFATEAAVSVSNTLQQSGDVSHSVEELPSARPCSFELPKIVIVQSPDNSEEVTEWPEAQLHGTPEHDGVHKAGSKHGTHPQHNSPIVHSAKPVEIALACAASVIGTITTPQVTEQLTMESEDECEDEEEEGSETEQGEYSFSSAVCGMSQVAGAVAAVDLAEDSGDTEDSTDMYSASMGLLSVAQASTAIPLHCSIAEGTSVEAFRANVAEVLLREASAVLTHRQSYSSIANFLETTHSKIVDGITNPRRPYQEQQEVDNFTQEISDTIFQYALEKAEKRKELEGPGKDAPNIQGFLLDCVNNFLFDVLCVTSRKISDISKCNLGSSNRKEENISFREYEADTMSAREALSQLHYLIEPSQAYNHGERQSSVENLSVFIGKREREQKYIQEEKENEPKLKETYRLTLNRVTATMLKEQSNLQVQLSRSEKSSDSALPSAESSPLHMPRGRPGGESETRQYSLSSFSGALVSLKMDSAESKTPVTCFAEDLATTVISMATELAAICLENSSGKQPWFCALKGVSEGPEGLLLPCRPAAALCRKETQNGTSVIKKHRPPRLSEIKRKTEEQPELMERLVNRVVDETVNLDEPTTSDPFALFASEVTAKIMNCPELSVVDTSKSGQSSRSRLQCERWSSRGKASSYESIPEEDMDPSGTLNTLGPGNRLGHNLSRGSSISKQSSCESITDEFSRFMVNQMEMEGRGFDLLLDYYAGKNASSILAAAVQQAASKKNGHLNVRTSSSCLSKQSSTESITEEFYRFMLKDMDKENKDYSLTKTKEWSNSLLPPSPRTPFCIRQSSVPDRRSSDSRLTVNSPIKANSFDGFAQNVHGDSLSIYPTSSVSSTGLCKSDSCLYKRGQTDQITDMLIHETWASSIESLMRKNKIIAESSEDSVELDSADSQPHVQLFADRLAADIVESGKSLLGSQQEISAAACHPYVPVRERRHGFKHSRRDSGGNRPSVEHQENRGNLQSSSCMRQAWRGQREVPLIHIEPDQREEVSEDVGRNGTHHREASHQVQPQSGKESGMATKSSDKHRNSPVATAPSADVEVERRSFSASSEESGSGSWAQIAPDDDPQEETTSSFIQLSEGNGNSSASSLGLADLEGFLDYSISSTVISEERERKAPNCQDQADEATSGLSTAGSSCQMELLVVNFDQVPDCVDGELRAALQWIAASELGVPAINFKKTQEHNVAKFYRVVQLANQKAWHVGDLFSAVAQFCQLHQNLEQRGQPVPSLFDWILKTKR; from the exons ATCTGCTTCGTAAACCTGGACAAACACCCCTCTGATCGCCATGATGACAGTTACATTAAG AAACTGGCCTCAGTGTGCCCAGAGCTGCCACGGTTAATTGAGTCTCTCGGAGTGCGGCAACCCAAAGAAAATGAGATTCTGCTTCTCAGCAGCCTAGAGTCACCTGATTCCTGCCATCATGACCCCAGCCACCCACAG AGCCAGAGAACTGCTCATGTCTGTCTGGTGCATTGTTCCTGTGGGCGTCGGCCGACCCAAACGAACAGTGTCATTTTTGAGATCAATAAGTTTCTTATTGGTCTACAGTCAGGTCAGGAGAGGCAGCAGCATGGCCGATTTGCTGGTCAGCGGGCTACTGAAGAGGACACCAATCGCTCCGTTTCATCCATAGAAGAAGACTTCCTTACTGCCTCTGAGCAGCTTGGGGACGATAGCGAGGATGATCCATTCAGAAATG ATCCTGAGGTTTATGCTATGCCTGAGTCGGTTAAGGCATTAAGAGCAGCCCAAGCTCAAAGAAGGACTGAAATGGAGAGAGATGATAGTGAGGACTCAGAGACCCTCTGCACCTCTTCCAACTCCCAGAAGCTCTCAAGAACATATTCTGCCCCCTCCAGAGGCCCAAGTACCTCCCCAAAACAATTCAGTCATCACACCAACAAGTCAGCTGGTCACTATACCACGAATCTGGCGAAGTCTGTCCTCCAGGACAATTTTATTAGTTTGTCACAAGATGAACCTTCTTTTGCCACGGAAGCAGCTGTGAGTGTCTCCAACACTTTGCAACAGTCAGGTGATGTGAGCCACTCTGTTGAAGAGCTCCCAAGTGCTCGACCCTGCTCTTTCGAACTCCCTAAAATTGTAATTGTCCAGAGTCCTGACAACAGTGAGGAGGTGACAGAGTGGCCTGAAGCACAGTTGCATGGAACACCAGAGCATGACGGAGTACACAAGGCCGGATCGAAGCATGGAACTCACCCCCAGCACAACTCCCCAATTGTACACTCTGCTAAGCCTGTGGAGATAGCATTGGCATGTGCAGCGAGCGTCATCGGCACCATTACCACACCTCAGGTCACAGAACAACTCACAATGGAGTCAGAAGATGAGTGTGAGGATGAGGAAGAAGAAGGGAGTGAAACAGAACAAGGGGAGTATtcgttttcttctgcagtatgtGGAATGTCTCAGGTTGCTGGTGCAGTAGCTGCGGTAGATCTTGCCGAAGACTCTGGGGATACAGAAGACTCAACAGACATGTACTCTGCTTCTATGGGACTTCTGTCAGTTGCCCAAGCATCAACTGCCATACCTCTCCACTGTAGCATTGCCGAGGGCACCAGTGTTGAGGCTTTCAGGGCCAATGTGGCTGAAGTTCTTCTTAGGGAAGCTTCGGCTGTTCTCACCCACAGACAAAGTTATTCAAGCATTGCAAATTTCCTTGAGACCACACATAGCAAGATAGTGGATGGAATCACAAATCCAAGAAGGCCCTATCAGGAACAACAGGAGGTGGATAATTTTACCCAGGAAATATCAGACACTATCTTTCAATATGCCCTTGAGAAAGCTGAAAAGAGAAAAGAGCTTGAGGGTCCTGGAAAAGATGCTCCAAACATCCAGGGTTTTCTCTTGGATTGTGTGAATAATTTTCTCTTTGATGTCCTTTGTGTTACATCAAGAAAAATCAgtgacatttcaaaatgtaatttgggGTCATCTAACAGGAAAGAAGAAAACATCAGCTTTAGGGAGTATGAGGCTGATACCATGTCTGCCAGAGAAGCATTAAGTCAATTACATTATTTGATTGAGCCAAGCCAGGCTTATAATCATGGAGAGAGGCAGAGTAGTGTGGAGAACCTGTCTGTTTTCAttgggaaaagagagagagaacaaaaatacatACAGGAGGAGAAAGAGAATGAGCCAAAACTGAAAGAAACCTACAGACTTACTCTGAATCGAGTGACTGCCACTATGCTCAAAGAGCAATCTAACCTGCAAGTGCAGCTGAGTAGGAGTGAGAAGAGCTCAGACTCTGCTCTCCCCTCAGCCGAAAGCTCCCCACTTCATATGCCACGAGGGAGGCCAGGAGGGGAGAGTGAGACCAGACAGTATTCCTTATCGTCCTTTTCAGGAGCACTTGTGTCACTTAAAATGGATTCGGCCGAGTCCAAAACTCCTGTCACATGCTTTGCCGAAGACTTGGCGACTACAGTGATCTCCATGGCAACAGAGCTGGCAGCGATATGCTTGGAAAATTCAAGTGGAAAGCAGCCATGGTTCTGCGCCTTAAAGGGAGTGTCAGAAGGTCCAGAGGGGCTGCTTCTGCCCTGCCGCCCAGCTGCAGCTCTCTGCCGTAAAGAGACACAAAATGGCACTTCAGTCATCAAAAAGCACAGACCTCCACGCCTCAGTGAAATCAAACGTAAAACTGAAGAGCAGCCTGAACTCATGGAGCGTCTGGTCAACCGTGTCGTGGATGAGACCGTCAACCTAGACGAACCAACAACCTCTGACCCATTTGCACTCTTTGCATCCGAGGTCACAGCCAAGATAATGAACTGTCCTGAATTGAGTGTAGTGGACACGTCCAAATCTGGCCAATCATCTCGCAGCCGCCTGCAATGTGAGAGATGGAGCAGTAGAGGGAAAGCATCAAGCTATGAAAGCATTCCAGAGGAGGACATGGATCCCTCTGGAACACTAAACACTTTGGGACCAGGAAACAGGCTTGGGCATAATTTGAGCAGAGGTAGCTCTATCTCCAAGCAGTCCAGCTGTGAGAGCATTACGGATGAGTTCTCTAGGTTCATGGTGAACCAGATGGAGATGGAGGGTCGTGGGTTTGACCTTCTACTGGACTACTATGCAGGGAAAAATGCCAGCAGCATCCTTGCAGCAGCTGTTCAACAGGCTGCCAGTAAAAAAAACGGACACCTCAATGTGCGGACGTCATCATCATGTCTCTCTAAGCAATCAAGCACTGAGAGTATCACAGAGGAATTTTACCGCTTCATGCTGAAAGACATGGACAAGGAGAACAAAGACTACAGTCTGACCAAGACCAAAGAATGGAGTAATAGCCTGTTACCCCCATCACCCAGAACCCCATTTTGTATCCGTCAGTCCTCTGTTCCTGATAGACGATCATCAGATTCCAGACTAACTGTAAACTCACCCATTAAGGCTAATTCATTTGATGGTTTTGCTCAAAATGTTCATGGAGACTCACTCAGCATATATCCGACCAGCTCTGTGTCATCAACAGGACTCTGCAAGTCTGATTCCTGCTTGTATAAGCGTGGTCAAACTGACCAAATCACAGATATGTTGATTCATGAGACCTGGGCCAGCTCTATTGAGTCTCTAATGCGCAAGAATAAAATCATTGCAGAGTCATCAGAGGACAGTGTGGAACTGGATTCTGCAGACTCACAACCACATGTGCAGCTCTTTGCTGATCGTCTAGCAGCAGACATTGTAGAGAGTGGCAAATCCTTGCTTGGAAGCCAGCAAGAAATCAGTGCAGCCGCTTGTCACCCATATGTTCCTGTTAGAGAAAGGAGACATGGCTTTAAACATTCTCGTCGAGACAGTGGTGGAAACCGGCCAAGTGTGGAGCATCAAGAAAATAGGGGTAATTTGCAAAGTTCTTCCTGTATGAGGCAAGCATGGCGAGGGCAGAGGGAGGTACCCCTGATCCATATTGAGCCAGATCAAAGAGAAGAGGTCTCTGAAGATGTGGGGAGGAATGGGACTCACCACAGAGAAGCATCCCATCAGGTCCAGCCACAAAGTGGAAAAGAAAGTGGGATGGCAACCAAAAGCAG tGACAAACACAGGAATTCCCCAGTGGCCACAGCGCCCTCTGCAGATGTGGAGGTGGAGCGACGCTCTTTCAGTGCTAGCAGTGAGGAAAGTGGCTCAGGAAGTTGGGCCCAGATTGCCCCTGATGACGACCCCCAGGAGGAGACCACCAGTAGCTTTATCCAGCTAAGCGAGGG AAATGGGAATAGCAGTGCTTCTAGTCTCGGACTGGCAGACCTGGAGGGCTTTCTAGACTACTCGATCTCCAGCACCGTAATCAG cgaggagagagagaggaaagcaCCGAACTGTCAGGATCAGGCAGATG AAGCAACATCAGGTTTATCCACAGCAGGCAGCAGCTGTCAAATGGAGCTCTTGGTGGTGAACTTTGACCAAGTTCCAGACTGTGTGGATGGAGAACTAAGAGCAGCGCTTCAGTGGATTGCTGCGTCTGAGCTTGGCGTGCCAGCAATCAACTTCAAAAAGACTCAGGAGCACAATGTTGCTAAG TTCTATAGAGTGGTGCAGTTGGCAAATCAGAAGGCCTGGCATGTGGGGGACTTGTTCAGTGCTGTGGCGCAGTTCTGTCAGCTCCACCAGAACCTGGAGCAGAGAGGACAGCCAGTGCCCAGCTTGTTTGACTGGATACTGAAGACCAAACGCTAG